A single Pseudomonas sp. DC1.2 DNA region contains:
- a CDS encoding ABC transporter permease: MSLLAHLRQGRQGYWLSAPALALYLGLLIIPLGLTFVLSFNVFDYNAGINSNAYTLDHYGSLLSDPYFYEIFLRTLWISALTTLLCVMIGVPEAYILSRMGAPWRSIFLIVILTPLLISVVVRAFGWSLLLGADGLVNQTLQALGGSPMKLLYTPFAVVTALVHVMLPFMIIPVWTSLQKLDPAAEQAALSLGASQLTVMRKIVLPQIMPGVLSGTLIVFGLAASSFAIPGLLGGRRLKMVATLIYDQYLSELNWPMGAAIAVALLLLNLLIMLSWNRMIEGRYKKSLG; encoded by the coding sequence ATGAGTCTGCTCGCCCATCTGCGCCAGGGACGTCAGGGGTATTGGTTGTCGGCGCCGGCCCTGGCTTTGTACCTTGGCCTGTTGATCATCCCGCTCGGCTTGACCTTTGTGCTGTCGTTCAACGTGTTCGACTACAACGCGGGGATCAACAGCAACGCCTACACCCTCGACCACTACGGCAGCCTGCTGAGTGATCCGTATTTCTACGAGATTTTTCTGCGCACCTTGTGGATCAGCGCGTTGACGACCTTGCTTTGCGTAATGATCGGTGTGCCCGAGGCCTACATCCTCAGCCGCATGGGCGCGCCGTGGCGCTCGATTTTCCTGATTGTGATCCTCACCCCGCTGCTGATTTCGGTGGTGGTGCGCGCCTTCGGCTGGAGCTTGTTGCTCGGCGCCGACGGCCTGGTCAACCAGACCCTGCAAGCCCTTGGCGGCTCGCCGATGAAATTGCTCTACACACCGTTCGCAGTGGTGACTGCGCTGGTTCACGTGATGCTGCCCTTCATGATCATTCCCGTCTGGACGTCGCTGCAAAAACTCGACCCTGCCGCCGAACAGGCCGCGCTGTCCTTGGGTGCCAGCCAGCTCACGGTGATGCGCAAAATAGTCTTGCCGCAAATCATGCCTGGTGTGTTGTCCGGCACCTTGATCGTGTTCGGCCTCGCCGCCAGCTCTTTTGCGATTCCCGGATTGCTCGGTGGACGTCGATTGAAAATGGTTGCGACGCTGATTTACGACCAGTACCTGTCGGAGCTGAACTGGCCGATGGGCGCGGCGATTGCCGTGGCGCTGCTGCTGCTCAACCTGCTGATCATGCTGTCGTGGAACCGAATGATCGAAGGCCGCTACAAGAAGTCATTGGGATAA
- a CDS encoding ABC transporter ATP-binding protein, translated as MAFVQLENLGKRYGEIDAVVATNLSVEKGEFVSLLGPSGCGKTTTLQMIAGFVDVSSGSIVLDGRDITHAKPASRGLGVVFQSYALFPHMTVQDNVAFGLRMRKVPNAQLQQRVDRVLKLVRLNQHAGRYPRELSGGQRQRVALARALVIEPPVLLLDEPLSNLDANLREEMQFEIRRIQREVGITTLMVTHDQSEALSISDRVVVMQAGRITQIDAPYTLYEHPRTEFISGFVGKANLLPGERDAAGVVKVQQGGDLRLSLRPEKIDLREKDHGRLQGHIVSRFFLGSQWLYGVSTLLGELSVVRRNDGSAPLAEGTAVGLDWNVALLRVLSVDEVSA; from the coding sequence ATGGCATTCGTGCAACTTGAAAACCTCGGTAAACGTTACGGCGAAATCGATGCAGTCGTCGCCACCAACCTCTCGGTGGAGAAAGGCGAGTTCGTCTCGCTGCTCGGCCCGTCCGGCTGCGGCAAGACCACCACCCTGCAAATGATCGCCGGCTTCGTTGACGTCAGCAGCGGAAGCATTGTGCTCGACGGTCGTGACATCACCCACGCCAAACCCGCCAGCCGTGGTTTGGGCGTGGTATTCCAGAGTTACGCGCTGTTCCCACACATGACCGTCCAGGACAACGTCGCCTTCGGCCTGCGGATGCGCAAAGTGCCCAATGCCCAATTGCAGCAACGGGTAGACCGAGTGCTAAAACTGGTCAGGCTGAATCAGCACGCCGGGCGTTATCCACGGGAATTGTCTGGAGGCCAGCGGCAGCGAGTCGCGTTGGCCCGCGCCTTGGTCATCGAGCCGCCGGTGCTGCTACTCGACGAGCCGCTGTCCAACCTCGACGCCAACCTGCGCGAAGAGATGCAATTCGAGATCCGGCGCATCCAGCGTGAAGTCGGGATCACCACGTTGATGGTCACCCACGACCAGTCCGAAGCGCTGTCCATCAGCGACCGGGTGGTGGTGATGCAAGCCGGGCGCATCACCCAGATCGACGCGCCGTACACCCTTTACGAACACCCGCGCACCGAGTTCATTTCCGGATTCGTCGGCAAGGCCAATCTGTTACCCGGCGAGCGCGACGCTGCGGGCGTAGTCAAGGTGCAACAGGGCGGCGACCTGAGACTCAGCCTGCGCCCGGAAAAAATCGACCTGCGGGAAAAAGATCACGGCCGTCTGCAAGGCCACATCGTCAGCCGCTTCTTCCTCGGCAGCCAATGGTTGTACGGCGTCTCGACGCTCCTGGGCGAACTCAGTGTGGTGCGTCGCAATGACGGCTCGGCACCGCTGGCCGAAGGCACCGCTGTTGGCCTTGACTGGAACGTGGCGCTGCTGAGGGTGCTGAGTGTTGATGAGGTATCGGCATGA
- a CDS encoding IclR family transcriptional regulator, whose protein sequence is MSDSIERNKNKNEVGVGAVSRLFAVLRSLGDTVEGGERVTQLALRIGLSQPTTHRLLRSLMDEGMVEQDVRSKRYRLSLDFFALAARAGNTGNLRELARPALLRLSASLGDSLFLLARSGFDAICLDRSEGPFPIRTFTGDIGGRVALGVGQGSLAILAFLPEEERDTVIHYNLPRLKDFHLYDEVFLRSEVERVRTLGYAGRNTGVLQGMAGVAVPILDRDGRAVAALSVATVSDRLGPDRLPTVVEMLKREAALIGPRINPFDPLLRRPSQVFGPA, encoded by the coding sequence ATGTCAGATTCCATTGAGCGGAATAAAAACAAAAATGAAGTCGGAGTCGGTGCGGTCTCCAGACTATTTGCCGTCTTGCGCAGCCTGGGTGACACCGTCGAGGGCGGTGAGCGCGTGACGCAACTGGCCCTGCGCATCGGTTTGTCGCAACCGACCACGCACCGATTGCTGCGCAGCCTGATGGATGAGGGGATGGTCGAGCAGGACGTGCGCAGTAAACGCTATCGCCTGAGCCTGGATTTCTTCGCCCTGGCGGCTCGTGCGGGAAACACCGGTAACCTGCGTGAGCTGGCACGTCCGGCGTTGTTGAGGTTGTCGGCGTCGTTGGGGGATTCGTTGTTTTTACTGGCGCGCAGTGGTTTTGATGCAATTTGCCTCGATCGCAGTGAAGGGCCGTTTCCGATCCGCACCTTTACCGGAGACATTGGCGGGCGTGTGGCGCTGGGTGTCGGTCAGGGCAGTCTGGCGATCCTGGCGTTTTTGCCGGAAGAGGAGCGGGACACGGTGATTCACTACAACCTGCCGCGGCTCAAGGATTTTCACCTGTATGACGAGGTGTTCCTGCGTTCGGAAGTCGAGCGTGTACGGACGCTGGGTTATGCCGGGCGTAATACCGGTGTGTTGCAGGGCATGGCCGGGGTGGCGGTGCCGATTCTGGATCGAGACGGGCGGGCGGTGGCGGCGTTGAGCGTGGCCACCGTGAGCGATCGGTTGGGGCCGGATCGTTTGCCGACAGTGGTCGAAATGCTCAAGCGCGAAGCCGCGTTGATCGGGCCGCGGATTAATCCGTTTGATCCGTTGCTGCGCAGGCCTTCCCAAGTGTTTGGACCGGCCTGA
- a CDS encoding anti-sigma factor codes for MISMPPSERDLHAYVDHQLSEPDRHLVDTFLASNADISAKVRAWQQDAQYLRAALGGALQQPANPALDPTLIRQRLKRQSRRHLASAALLLIAVGVGGLSGWQAREMTLVSAAQPMTDALQAYRLIAQQGILPADYKVSDTSDLQGWLDRYFTQANRVPDLSSAGFKPVSARLLSTDQGPAAMVVYEDQGGHKVSFYVRPPGPKNYLLPRGSRRDGELQADYWSGPGYNYAMVSPTDTPAAQMLKQTAQF; via the coding sequence ATGATCAGCATGCCCCCCAGCGAGCGCGACCTTCACGCTTACGTCGATCACCAACTCAGCGAGCCAGACCGACATCTGGTGGACACTTTTCTGGCCAGTAACGCCGACATATCTGCCAAGGTCCGCGCCTGGCAGCAGGACGCCCAGTACCTGCGCGCGGCCCTCGGCGGCGCCTTGCAGCAACCCGCCAACCCGGCGCTTGACCCGACGCTGATTCGCCAGCGCCTAAAACGTCAGTCCCGCCGTCATCTGGCGAGCGCCGCCCTGCTGCTGATTGCCGTGGGTGTGGGCGGCTTAAGCGGCTGGCAAGCGCGCGAGATGACACTTGTCAGCGCTGCGCAGCCGATGACAGATGCCCTGCAGGCGTACCGTTTGATTGCGCAACAAGGCATTTTGCCGGCCGACTACAAGGTCAGCGACACCAGCGATCTGCAAGGCTGGCTCGACCGCTACTTCACCCAAGCCAACCGCGTGCCTGACCTGTCGAGTGCCGGCTTCAAACCCGTCAGCGCACGCTTGCTGAGCACCGACCAAGGACCGGCGGCGATGGTGGTTTACGAGGATCAGGGCGGGCACAAGGTCAGCTTCTACGTCCGTCCGCCAGGTCCGAAAAACTACCTACTACCGCGGGGCAGTCGCCGCGATGGCGAGTTACAAGCCGATTACTGGTCAGGGCCCGGCTACAACTATGCGATGGTCAGCCCGACTGACACGCCGGCAGCGCAAATGCTCAAGCAAACCGCGCAATTCTGA
- a CDS encoding sigma-70 family RNA polymerase sigma factor has product MNEIDEQLREIIPRLRRFALSLTHNPSSADDLVQSSLERALSSWGDKRPDGDLRAWLFSILYRQFLDAHRRARRYARMLEFFTGRDDAQPSAERTVIAQTTLQAFDRLSTEQRALLLWVSVEGLSYKEVAEILDVPTGTVMSRLSRARQALRELSDGEITRPSLRRLK; this is encoded by the coding sequence ATGAACGAGATCGACGAACAGCTAAGGGAAATCATTCCCAGATTGCGCCGATTTGCCCTGTCCCTGACGCACAACCCCAGCAGCGCCGACGACTTGGTACAGAGCAGCCTGGAGCGGGCGCTGTCGAGTTGGGGCGATAAACGCCCCGACGGCGACCTGCGTGCCTGGCTGTTTTCGATTCTCTATCGGCAGTTTCTCGACGCTCACCGACGCGCCCGGCGCTATGCCCGAATGCTCGAGTTTTTCACTGGCCGTGACGACGCGCAGCCATCAGCAGAACGCACGGTGATCGCCCAGACGACCCTGCAAGCGTTCGACCGACTCAGCACCGAACAACGCGCCCTGCTGCTTTGGGTGTCGGTTGAAGGCCTGAGCTACAAAGAGGTCGCCGAGATTCTCGACGTGCCTACCGGCACCGTGATGTCGCGTCTGTCCCGTGCCCGCCAGGCGTTGCGCGAACTGAGCGACGGCGAAATCACGCGCCCTTCCCTGAGGAGACTCAAATGA
- a CDS encoding catalase family peroxidase, whose amino-acid sequence MVDRSSPSTGPTPPPLSAASLTLRLTGIAVVVAAMAGAFAYVNGTLDPERLTPKALINVLEKNNGVYPGFRRNHAKGVCVIGHFESSAAAREYSSAQVFSAARTPVVGRFALPAGNPYAPDSSVPIRSLALRFTQANGQQWRTGMNSMPVFPVGTPEAFYQLQQAQSPDPATGKPNPAAVPAFFGSHPEAAPFLAWVKTAKPSASFVTETYNSVNAFYLVNAAGQRQAVRWSMVPMAQDAAGVASATAPQGGDFLEKDLVQRMSSGPLRWQLNIILANPGDPVNDASKSWPEGRKVLNAGTLVLESTQPQLNGECRDINYDPLVLPSGIEGSDDPLLAARSAGYAGSYLRRTSAVSQLPAAKQEARQ is encoded by the coding sequence ATGGTAGATCGCTCATCACCGTCAACCGGGCCCACCCCGCCACCGTTGAGTGCCGCGAGCCTGACGTTGCGTCTGACCGGTATCGCGGTGGTCGTTGCAGCAATGGCCGGGGCATTTGCCTACGTCAACGGCACCCTCGACCCAGAGCGCTTGACGCCGAAAGCATTGATCAATGTGCTGGAAAAAAACAACGGTGTGTACCCCGGGTTTCGGCGTAATCACGCCAAAGGCGTGTGCGTGATTGGCCATTTCGAGAGCAGCGCCGCGGCGCGTGAATACTCCAGCGCCCAGGTCTTCAGCGCCGCGCGGACCCCGGTAGTGGGGCGTTTTGCGCTGCCGGCCGGTAATCCCTATGCACCGGACAGCAGCGTGCCGATTCGCAGCCTGGCGCTGCGTTTCACCCAGGCCAACGGTCAGCAGTGGCGCACCGGGATGAACAGCATGCCGGTGTTCCCGGTGGGCACGCCCGAGGCGTTCTATCAGTTGCAGCAAGCTCAATCGCCGGACCCGGCTACAGGCAAACCGAACCCTGCCGCCGTTCCGGCGTTCTTTGGTTCACATCCGGAAGCCGCGCCGTTCCTGGCATGGGTCAAGACCGCCAAGCCGTCTGCCAGTTTTGTGACGGAAACGTACAACAGCGTCAACGCGTTTTACCTGGTAAACGCAGCGGGGCAGCGGCAAGCGGTGCGCTGGAGCATGGTGCCGATGGCTCAGGATGCCGCAGGTGTTGCAAGTGCCACGGCGCCGCAGGGCGGTGATTTTCTGGAGAAAGACCTGGTGCAACGTATGTCCTCAGGTCCGCTGCGTTGGCAGTTGAACATTATCCTCGCCAACCCTGGCGACCCGGTCAACGATGCCAGCAAGTCCTGGCCTGAGGGGCGGAAAGTCTTGAACGCCGGGACGTTGGTGCTTGAAAGCACTCAGCCGCAACTCAATGGTGAATGCCGCGACATTAACTACGATCCGCTGGTGCTACCTAGTGGTATCGAAGGTTCCGACGACCCGTTGCTCGCCGCCCGTTCCGCAGGTTACGCCGGTTCCTACTTGCGTCGTACCAGTGCAGTCAGCCAGTTGCCCGCCGCTAAACAGGAGGCTCGCCAATGA
- a CDS encoding cytochrome b translates to MSAQSNHFAPLARLLHWLMALMIIAMLFIGAGMVASVSERHEWLIHLHKPLGIAILLLVVVRLGVRFSTRQPPLPADLPGWQVLAAKASHVLLYALMLILPLLGWAMISAAGDPVMLSSSLQLPSILPANAQVFALLRKAHGYLAYLLFLTVLLHLAAALFHCWVRRDDVLDSMVRGEDRH, encoded by the coding sequence ATGAGCGCTCAATCGAACCATTTCGCACCGCTGGCGCGGTTGCTGCATTGGCTAATGGCCCTGATGATCATCGCCATGCTGTTCATCGGCGCGGGCATGGTGGCCTCGGTATCCGAGCGCCATGAGTGGCTGATTCACCTGCACAAGCCCTTGGGCATCGCGATTTTGCTGCTGGTCGTCGTGCGTTTGGGGGTGCGTTTTTCTACCCGGCAACCGCCGTTGCCGGCGGACTTGCCGGGTTGGCAAGTGCTGGCGGCCAAGGCTTCCCATGTCTTGCTGTATGCGTTGATGCTGATTTTACCGCTGCTGGGTTGGGCGATGATTTCTGCGGCGGGGGACCCGGTAATGCTCAGCAGTTCGTTGCAGTTGCCGTCGATTCTGCCGGCTAATGCGCAGGTGTTTGCGTTGCTGCGCAAGGCTCACGGATACCTGGCGTACCTGTTGTTTCTGACGGTACTGCTGCATTTGGCGGCGGCGTTGTTCCATTGCTGGGTGCGTCGCGATGATGTGCTGGACAGCATGGTGCGGGGCGAGGATCGCCACTGA
- a CDS encoding M14-type cytosolic carboxypeptidase: MTVAKSSFDISANFDSGNIEVLDISNPLQALLAIKPDTRSAHFQWFHFKASGLHVGQEHWFRLNNASKSSYNKAWDGYQAVASYDHVNWFRVPTIFEGDCLRFNLEATATHAWFAYFEPYSRGRHDWLIEQALTKAGAELLATGKSAEGRDIQLLRKGNGAEGQRKVWIIAQQHPGEHMAEWFMEGVIERLEKHDDPVLHKLLASADLYLVPNMNPDGAFHGHLRTNAMGQDLNRAWQSASQEISPEVLFVQQQMEQYGVDLFLDIHGDEEIPYVFTAGCEGNPGYTPRIEKLEEHFRSHLKHLTKDFQTAHGYTRDLPGKANMTLACNSVGEKFDCLSLTLEMPFKDNNDAPNPLTGWSGKRSKQLGKDVLTTVADMVDTLR, from the coding sequence ATGACCGTGGCTAAATCCTCTTTCGACATCAGCGCCAATTTCGACAGCGGCAACATTGAAGTGCTGGACATCAGCAATCCGCTGCAAGCCTTGCTCGCCATCAAGCCAGATACCCGTAGCGCGCACTTCCAGTGGTTCCACTTCAAGGCCAGCGGTCTGCATGTCGGCCAAGAGCATTGGTTTCGCCTGAACAACGCCAGTAAATCCTCTTACAACAAAGCCTGGGACGGCTATCAGGCCGTGGCGTCGTATGATCACGTCAACTGGTTCCGGGTGCCGACCATCTTTGAGGGGGACTGCCTGCGCTTCAACCTCGAAGCCACCGCTACCCACGCCTGGTTCGCCTACTTCGAACCCTACAGCCGAGGTCGTCACGACTGGCTGATTGAGCAGGCGCTGACCAAAGCCGGCGCGGAGCTGCTGGCCACCGGCAAAAGCGCTGAAGGCCGCGATATCCAATTGCTGCGCAAAGGCAACGGCGCCGAAGGCCAGCGCAAAGTCTGGATCATTGCTCAGCAGCACCCCGGCGAACACATGGCCGAGTGGTTTATGGAAGGCGTGATCGAACGCCTGGAAAAACACGACGACCCGGTGTTGCACAAACTTCTGGCCAGCGCTGACCTGTACCTCGTCCCCAACATGAACCCTGACGGCGCGTTCCATGGCCATCTGCGCACCAATGCCATGGGCCAGGACCTGAACCGAGCATGGCAGAGCGCCAGTCAGGAAATCAGCCCGGAAGTGCTGTTCGTTCAGCAGCAAATGGAACAATACGGGGTCGATCTGTTCCTCGATATCCACGGCGACGAAGAAATCCCCTACGTATTCACCGCCGGCTGCGAAGGAAACCCGGGATATACACCACGCATCGAAAAGCTTGAAGAGCATTTTCGCAGCCACCTGAAACACTTGACCAAGGACTTCCAGACCGCTCATGGCTACACCCGCGACTTGCCGGGCAAAGCCAATATGACGCTGGCCTGCAACAGCGTCGGCGAAAAATTTGACTGCCTGTCGCTGACCCTTGAAATGCCCTTCAAGGACAACAACGATGCGCCAAATCCTCTGACAGGTTGGTCGGGCAAGCGCTCCAAACAGCTGGGCAAGGATGTGCTGACAACCGTCGCCGACATGGTAGACACGCTGCGCTAA
- a CDS encoding DUF6124 family protein codes for MTIPCNDLQDPQELQMDTTFTSPKGFAAAQRALDYYLKPAVSEVEMEERFFNVNRNISSEEALVHASDLLRCAAATAHESAENLHGAKRDLALSVVHMIDMAQAMVDRSLDGDQNT; via the coding sequence ATGACAATCCCCTGCAATGACCTGCAAGACCCGCAAGAACTGCAAATGGACACCACGTTCACCTCGCCAAAAGGCTTTGCCGCGGCTCAGAGAGCCCTGGACTATTACTTGAAACCAGCTGTTTCAGAAGTGGAGATGGAAGAACGCTTCTTCAACGTGAATCGCAACATCAGCAGTGAAGAAGCGCTGGTCCATGCCTCGGATTTGCTGCGGTGTGCCGCGGCCACTGCGCACGAATCGGCCGAAAACCTGCACGGTGCCAAAAGAGACCTGGCGTTGTCAGTGGTTCACATGATCGACATGGCGCAGGCAATGGTCGACCGATCCCTGGATGGAGATCAGAACACCTGA
- a CDS encoding XRE family transcriptional regulator, which yields MDKWIELVKAKMGELKVTQEILAERLGMSQGGIGHWLNKRRQPGIDDMNRVLQALGMDFLEVAMVIREPEASPDNEMPLAHKYNSYFRYPVSDWRQTTEVRDGERTVYGKEQFELTDYHALGAAFWLMVTGDAMAAPSGIGIAEGMLILVDPALEAVPGKLVIAQWSGSAEATFRKLIEEGGQRYLVPLNPTFPKVLFTDECRIIGVVVQATAKF from the coding sequence ATGGATAAATGGATTGAATTGGTCAAGGCCAAGATGGGTGAACTCAAAGTCACTCAAGAGATACTCGCCGAGCGACTTGGGATGTCCCAGGGCGGCATTGGTCACTGGCTGAATAAACGCCGTCAGCCCGGTATCGACGACATGAACCGTGTTCTGCAGGCACTGGGGATGGATTTTCTGGAGGTGGCCATGGTGATCCGCGAGCCAGAGGCTTCGCCGGATAATGAGATGCCCTTGGCGCACAAGTACAACTCCTATTTTCGCTACCCGGTCAGTGACTGGCGGCAGACCACTGAGGTGCGCGACGGAGAGCGAACGGTTTATGGCAAGGAACAATTCGAACTGACCGACTATCACGCCTTGGGCGCGGCTTTCTGGCTCATGGTGACGGGAGACGCGATGGCGGCGCCCAGTGGTATCGGTATTGCCGAGGGCATGTTGATCTTGGTGGATCCGGCCTTGGAGGCCGTGCCCGGCAAACTGGTGATCGCACAATGGTCCGGGAGCGCCGAGGCGACTTTTCGCAAACTGATCGAAGAGGGCGGGCAGCGTTATCTGGTCCCGCTCAATCCAACTTTTCCGAAGGTTCTTTTTACTGACGAGTGTCGAATCATCGGTGTAGTGGTTCAGGCAACAGCAAAGTTCTAA
- a CDS encoding acetyl/propionyl/methylcrotonyl-CoA carboxylase subunit alpha produces the protein MSTPVLTTLLVANRGEIACRVMRTAKALGLTTVAVHSATDRDARHSREADIRVDLGGSKAADSYLKIDKLIAAAKASGAQAIHPGYGFLSENAGFARAIEAAGLIFLGPPASAIDAMGSKSAAKALMETAGVPLVPGYHGEAQDLDTFRDACARIGYPVLLKATAGGGGKGMKVVEDVSQLAEALASAQREAQSSFGDSRMLVEKYLLKPRHVEIQVFADQHGNCLYLNERDCSIQRRHQKVVEEAPAPGLSPQLRQAMGEAAVRSAQAIGYVGAGTVEFLLDSRGEFFFMEMNTRLQVEHPVTEAITGLDLVAWQIRVALGEALPMTQAQVPLIGHAIEVRLYAEDPGNDFLPATGRLELYRESAEGPGRRVDSGVEEGDEISPFYDPMLGKLIAWGENREQARLRLLTMLDEFAIGGLKTNINFLRRIVGHPAFAAAELDTGFIPRYQAQLLPASADFSDEFWQASAQAFAQSLPGLPRADDPASPWAINSGFRAGLPKEITLHLSCEGQNRALTLGTVSGAQLKGEHLWVEQNGQRRQHRAIRRGALLYLQWDGELRRIESYDPIGAVEANHSHQGGLSAPMNGSIVRVLVEAGQTVEAGAQLVVLEAMKMEHSIRAPHAGVIKALFCREGEMVSEGSALVELEEA, from the coding sequence ATGAGCACACCTGTTCTCACCACCCTGCTGGTGGCCAACCGTGGCGAAATCGCTTGTCGAGTGATGCGTACCGCCAAGGCCTTGGGCCTGACCACTGTCGCGGTGCATAGCGCCACCGACCGCGACGCTAGGCACAGCCGCGAAGCGGACATCCGCGTCGACCTGGGTGGAAGCAAAGCCGCCGACAGTTACCTGAAAATCGACAAACTGATTGCCGCCGCCAAGGCCAGCGGTGCGCAAGCGATTCACCCCGGCTACGGTTTTCTGTCGGAGAACGCCGGGTTCGCGCGTGCGATCGAAGCCGCCGGCCTGATTTTCCTCGGACCACCCGCCTCGGCCATCGATGCGATGGGCAGCAAGTCCGCCGCCAAAGCGCTGATGGAAACCGCTGGCGTACCGCTGGTGCCGGGCTATCACGGTGAAGCCCAGGACCTCGACACTTTCCGCGACGCCTGCGCACGCATCGGTTATCCGGTGTTGCTCAAGGCGACTGCTGGGGGGGGCGGCAAAGGCATGAAAGTGGTTGAGGACGTCAGCCAATTGGCCGAAGCCCTGGCCTCAGCCCAGCGCGAAGCGCAATCATCGTTCGGCGATTCGCGAATGCTGGTAGAGAAGTACCTGCTCAAGCCTCGCCATGTGGAAATTCAGGTATTCGCCGATCAACACGGCAACTGCCTGTATCTCAACGAACGTGACTGCTCGATCCAGCGCCGTCACCAGAAAGTCGTTGAAGAAGCACCCGCGCCTGGCTTGAGTCCGCAGTTGCGTCAAGCGATGGGCGAGGCTGCTGTAAGGTCGGCGCAAGCCATCGGCTATGTTGGCGCGGGCACTGTGGAGTTTTTGCTGGACTCGCGGGGCGAGTTCTTCTTCATGGAGATGAACACGCGCTTACAGGTGGAACACCCCGTCACCGAAGCCATCACCGGTCTCGACCTGGTGGCGTGGCAAATTCGGGTAGCGCTCGGTGAAGCGCTGCCGATGACCCAGGCGCAAGTCCCGCTGATCGGCCATGCCATCGAAGTGCGGCTATATGCCGAAGACCCGGGCAATGATTTTCTGCCGGCGACCGGGCGACTGGAACTGTATCGTGAGTCGGCAGAGGGCCCTGGCCGCCGGGTGGACAGCGGTGTTGAAGAAGGCGACGAAATTTCACCGTTCTACGACCCAATGCTCGGCAAGCTGATTGCCTGGGGGGAGAATCGTGAACAGGCGCGCCTGCGGTTATTGACCATGCTCGATGAGTTCGCGATCGGCGGCCTCAAGACCAACATCAACTTCCTGCGCCGGATCGTCGGTCATCCGGCGTTTGCGGCGGCAGAACTCGATACCGGGTTTATTCCGCGTTATCAGGCGCAACTGCTGCCAGCTTCTGCTGACTTCAGTGATGAGTTCTGGCAAGCGTCAGCACAAGCATTTGCGCAAAGCCTGCCAGGACTGCCCCGTGCCGATGACCCGGCTTCGCCATGGGCTATTAACAGTGGTTTTCGAGCAGGACTGCCCAAGGAAATCACCCTGCATTTGAGTTGCGAGGGCCAGAACCGCGCGCTGACGTTGGGTACGGTGAGCGGCGCACAACTCAAGGGCGAACACCTATGGGTCGAGCAAAATGGGCAGCGGCGCCAGCATCGGGCAATCCGTCGTGGCGCCCTACTGTATCTGCAATGGGACGGCGAGCTGCGCCGCATCGAATCCTACGACCCGATAGGCGCTGTCGAAGCCAACCACAGTCATCAAGGCGGCCTTAGCGCACCAATGAATGGCAGCATCGTGCGGGTACTGGTGGAGGCCGGGCAAACGGTCGAAGCCGGTGCGCAACTGGTGGTGCTGGAAGCGATGAAGATGGAGCACAGCATCCGCGCACCTCATGCCGGCGTGATCAAGGCGCTGTTTTGCCGGGAAGGCGAGATGGTCAGCGAAGGCAGTGCGCTGGTAGAACTGGAAGAGGCCTGA
- a CDS encoding gamma-carboxygeranoyl-CoA hydratase — translation MNDFNTLELLIDPRGFATLWLSREEKNNAFNAEMIRELILALEKVSSDASVRFLLLRGRGKHFSAGADLAWMQQSAELDYHTNLDDARELAELMYNLAKLKVPTLAVVQGAAYGGALGLISCCDMAIGADDAQFCLSEVRIGLAPAVISPFVVQAIGERAARRYALTAERFGGQRAREIGLLSDSYPAAELEQTVEQWIDNLLLNSPAAMRVSKELLREVGNGALTPALRRYTENAIARIRVSPEGQEGLRAFLQKRPPNWQAATTPKEPR, via the coding sequence ATGAACGACTTCAATACCCTCGAACTGCTAATCGACCCACGGGGCTTCGCGACCCTTTGGCTCAGCCGTGAAGAAAAGAACAACGCCTTCAACGCTGAGATGATCCGCGAACTGATCCTCGCCCTGGAAAAAGTATCGAGCGATGCCAGCGTGCGTTTTTTGCTGCTGCGCGGACGCGGTAAACATTTCAGCGCCGGTGCAGACCTGGCCTGGATGCAACAATCGGCCGAACTCGATTACCACACCAATCTCGACGACGCCCGGGAACTGGCAGAACTGATGTACAACCTCGCCAAGCTAAAAGTTCCGACCCTGGCGGTGGTGCAAGGCGCCGCCTATGGCGGCGCCCTGGGGCTAATCAGTTGCTGCGACATGGCCATCGGCGCCGATGATGCGCAGTTCTGCCTATCGGAAGTGCGTATCGGTCTAGCGCCGGCGGTGATCAGTCCGTTTGTCGTGCAGGCCATCGGCGAGCGCGCGGCGCGGCGCTATGCGCTGACCGCCGAGCGATTCGGCGGGCAACGGGCGCGGGAAATAGGCTTGCTTTCAGACAGCTATCCTGCGGCTGAGCTGGAGCAAACAGTGGAACAGTGGATCGACAACCTGCTGCTTAACAGCCCGGCGGCCATGCGCGTCAGCAAAGAATTGCTGCGTGAAGTCGGCAACGGCGCGCTGACCCCGGCGCTGCGGCGCTACACCGAAAATGCCATCGCACGTATCCGCGTCAGTCCCGAAGGCCAAGAGGGCTTGCGTGCGTTTCTGCAAAAACGTCCGCCGAACTGGCAAGCCGCAACTACCCCCAAGGAGCCACGTTGA